From a single Streptomyces liliifuscus genomic region:
- a CDS encoding serine protein kinase RIO translates to MSHDDLSQHPQHPAFPDDPAFPDGFVTDPYHRVPPPDDLGDVDERFVFDFRSYDDLGDGQRWSTWLSVEPLCRGPEPLPDWVVTSQGAIDTELGVLKTGKEADVHLVERADPLDPAAGVVMAAKRYRSPEHRAFHRSASYTEGRSMKRSRDERAIKRKSTFGRQVAAGEWAVSEWGALVRLWNLGLPVPYPVQIDGTEILMEWITVVDEDDAVRTAPRLAQTRPSPELLAAYFEQLTDALATMVQNGLVHGDLSAYNILAAGERLVVIDLPQIVDLVGNLNGMTFLQRDCANICGWFRSRGLDVDEHALFAELMAHAF, encoded by the coding sequence ATGTCTCACGACGATCTCTCGCAGCACCCTCAGCACCCGGCATTTCCTGACGACCCGGCATTCCCTGACGGCTTCGTCACCGACCCCTACCACCGCGTTCCGCCGCCGGACGACCTCGGCGACGTCGACGAACGGTTCGTCTTCGACTTCCGTTCCTACGACGACCTCGGGGACGGCCAGCGCTGGTCGACCTGGCTCAGCGTCGAACCCCTCTGCCGAGGCCCCGAGCCGCTCCCCGACTGGGTGGTGACCTCGCAGGGCGCGATCGACACCGAGCTCGGCGTCCTCAAGACCGGCAAGGAAGCCGACGTCCACCTCGTCGAGCGCGCCGACCCGCTCGACCCCGCCGCCGGTGTGGTCATGGCGGCCAAGCGGTACCGCTCCCCCGAGCACCGGGCCTTCCACCGCTCCGCGTCCTACACCGAGGGCCGCTCGATGAAGCGCTCACGCGACGAGCGGGCCATCAAGCGGAAAAGCACCTTCGGCCGGCAGGTCGCGGCCGGCGAGTGGGCCGTGTCCGAGTGGGGCGCGCTGGTGCGGCTCTGGAACCTCGGGCTGCCGGTCCCCTACCCGGTCCAGATCGACGGCACCGAGATCCTGATGGAGTGGATCACCGTCGTCGACGAGGACGACGCCGTCCGGACCGCGCCCCGGCTCGCCCAGACCCGGCCCTCACCCGAGCTGCTGGCGGCGTACTTCGAGCAGCTCACCGACGCGCTCGCGACGATGGTGCAGAACGGCCTCGTGCACGGCGACCTCTCGGCGTACAACATCCTGGCCGCGGGCGAGCGGCTGGTCGTCATCGACCTGCCACAGATCGTCGACCTGGTCGGCAACCTCAACGGGATGACCTTCCTCCAGCGCGACTGCGCCAACATCTGCGGCTGGTTCCGCTCGCGGGGCCTCGACGTCGACGAGCACGCGCTGTTCGCGGAACTGATGGCGCACGCCTTCTGA
- a CDS encoding winged helix-turn-helix domain-containing protein yields MAESRVRLGQVDQLKVEVAFRPGTTIVSLLVDALGGRPQGVLPHVRRTVRAGLPREAAQLLPPLFVPGVSPIPDWLSMDTAGSDQEIREALARMRDLSADTVLEGIDFTFGGRIPARWEPALRDPRRLAATFADALDAVRTTCAPALRRTRAVYEREAERVGTASVTGQIGIVLSQLNALWRLDGDDLVYNGGRIGDHALGDRRFLLVPLLSGTNASIFSLDTPHSVSLGYPARGLALAWTGQEPPAESPDALSHVAGRVRARILRYLTHRPTVSETAAHLNCAPATVTYHCHQLEDAGLLVRERRGQSVRMTLTPRGEALVELLT; encoded by the coding sequence GTGGCGGAGTCGAGGGTTCGGCTGGGGCAGGTCGATCAGCTGAAGGTCGAGGTCGCGTTCCGGCCGGGTACGACGATCGTCTCCCTGCTGGTCGATGCCCTGGGCGGCCGTCCGCAGGGCGTGCTCCCGCATGTGCGGCGAACCGTCCGCGCCGGACTGCCGCGGGAGGCAGCCCAGTTGCTGCCCCCGCTGTTCGTACCGGGGGTGTCGCCCATACCGGACTGGCTGTCGATGGACACGGCGGGCTCGGACCAGGAGATCCGCGAAGCGCTGGCGCGGATGCGTGACCTGTCGGCCGACACCGTGCTGGAGGGGATCGACTTCACGTTCGGCGGGCGGATACCGGCCCGGTGGGAGCCGGCGCTGCGCGACCCCCGTCGACTCGCGGCGACCTTCGCGGACGCGCTGGACGCCGTCCGGACGACGTGCGCACCGGCGCTGCGGCGGACGCGGGCCGTCTACGAACGGGAGGCCGAACGCGTAGGGACCGCCTCGGTGACGGGGCAGATCGGGATCGTCCTGTCCCAGCTCAACGCGCTGTGGAGGCTGGACGGCGACGATCTCGTCTACAACGGCGGCCGGATCGGCGACCATGCCCTCGGCGACCGGCGCTTCCTCCTGGTCCCCCTGCTGTCCGGCACCAACGCCTCCATCTTCAGCCTCGACACCCCGCACAGCGTCTCGCTCGGCTACCCGGCCCGAGGGCTGGCGCTGGCCTGGACCGGGCAGGAGCCACCGGCGGAGTCCCCCGACGCGCTGAGCCACGTCGCCGGCCGGGTCCGGGCAAGGATCCTCCGCTACCTGACCCACCGCCCGACCGTGAGCGAAACGGCCGCCCACCTCAACTGCGCCCCCGCAACGGTCACTTACCACTGCCACCAACTGGAGGACGCCGGCCTCCTCGTCCGCGAACGCCGAGGCCAGTCCGTCAGAATGACCCTCACCCCACGCGGCGAGGCCCTGGTCGAGCTCCTGACGTAG
- a CDS encoding peptidoglycan-binding domain-containing protein, whose amino-acid sequence MRTLTRTLVSATAVAGILIGSLAGASSGFAATEVAAKPTTEPAASAEAVSPLAVDNHGLSTGEARNVQCWLMDNWGYPGPLNGQLGTESWKAIQRFLQADWGYPGPIDGVPGVGTDRALLAFLAADYGYPGPFDGVWGPRATVSFKRFAAWCAASC is encoded by the coding sequence ATGCGGACTTTGACGCGCACGTTAGTCAGCGCCACCGCGGTTGCCGGGATCCTGATCGGCAGTCTCGCGGGGGCGAGCAGCGGTTTCGCGGCGACCGAAGTGGCTGCCAAGCCGACCACGGAGCCGGCGGCGAGCGCCGAGGCAGTCAGCCCGCTCGCGGTGGACAACCACGGTCTGTCCACGGGGGAGGCCAGGAACGTCCAGTGCTGGCTGATGGACAACTGGGGCTACCCCGGCCCGCTCAACGGCCAGTTGGGCACCGAGAGCTGGAAGGCGATACAGCGCTTCCTCCAGGCGGACTGGGGGTACCCCGGTCCGATCGACGGAGTCCCCGGGGTCGGCACCGACAGGGCATTGCTGGCTTTCCTGGCGGCGGACTACGGCTACCCCGGCCCGTTCGACGGAGTCTGGGGCCCCCGCGCCACGGTCTCCTTCAAGAGGTTCGCCGCATGGTGTGCCGCGTCGTGCTGA